The Malus sylvestris chromosome 14, drMalSylv7.2, whole genome shotgun sequence genome segment aaattcaccagaagttaaattttccggtgctggaattttaatttgatcattgaatcctggtgaagcagacgtccgtagaactacaagcacatagtagggacgaaatttctgtttcaaggacattgcggtacgcaagcctcgatcttcaagttgtctgtttttATAATTCGTATTCTATTTTATATTCTATTAATTCCTactgcatttattatttattagcatatataaattatcacagattgttgacatatatccaacacttttaccaattacttatgatctacacatgccactttgaaggttagattttcctaattcatattctacttggaacctccaacatagaacatatatctaacatgcaacctgtCCGGAcgtttggatcaaatctaaacatgaaatactcattatgctttatgaaaaccctttgaaaaatcatacaacccttaagacgtagtgttcatcctaagtgaaattacaattattaatcacaagaagccatcGTCAATTTCAGAGAAcattccgaccaaaattgcatcaaattacttttctaaagatcctaatggtgatcatgcattaagacaattaaatagtttgaatcccagtgattaataattcaaattgtgtatgcaatcaatcataagcaattaaataaaaatcacatattcatgctaaggctcaaggtttcgccctagcaaaaaaaaattagttaggcatattcataattgaaatcatataaaatattattaagaaaaagattgaaaacaccttaaagtagaaaatctccaagaaccctagaaattgtctctatctccaaagttgcataaaaaaaagggaactttaacgaaaagcacccggtactgttcactttaacgaaaaaccatatttttacactaaaaagtcaatcctggtactattcactttaccctttattttgtccttatcattaaaactcaaagttttcaagcccttttcattagttttccttaaaaaaaagcGTAGAAAAAAACTAAGAACggcaaagcaatatatttgctaagccatccacaaaccctaaaacataGGTCTCTTATTCCAAttaggaaactaagaaaaataataaaatatcttagaaaataaaaccctaattaaactaggGGAATCAGCCAAGTACTTGTCCAGTCCCGTTTTAGCCTTagatctcctccaaatccgGCCCAAGATAGCTTGCTTTAAAGATTAGGCCGTTCCGAATACATCTCCAGAAGGCTACGaaaccatccgaggtcatcttgagCTCCAAAAACGTAATTTAAGCCCAGAAAcatcattttccagcactgcgcactgcttctttattccatcgccagaaaataactgcttggtagaaaaatcccaaattttgatacaatcacGCCAAGAGacacacgaacgtcctccaatttgaatcactccaaaTCCATCTGTTTGATCATgctttgctccagaggaagtcgaaagtcgtatattgaaaatacaatttaaagttcaaaattctttcaaaatattaaccaaaatgtaCTAAAAAtaggataaaatatataatataaaatctactcatcacgACTTTTCTTATGCATGTTGAGGATCTTGGACCCAAACATATAAGAGTTGAAGTTCTTGGAACTCTCATTCCTTACCGAGGAGAAATAGCTAAGAAATACAAGTGAGTCAGCTGAAAGACTATACGATCGAAGACTTCTAGAACACATTTTTGGAGACAAGAGAACCATTTATGTAAGCATGAGTTGCATTAAATATGAAATCATCTCTTTGATAATAATTTATGTGCCAATCTTTCTCTTAATTTATAGTAAATTAGTAGGTTCTTAGGAAAGTAGACGTGAAGTGGTTACTTGATAGTTACAAAATAAGTCAGGCCATGCCCATAGATTTTAATAGAGAATAGTCCCCATAGATTTTGATTGAGAATGGTTTGTTGGCGATAAGGAAACTGTTGAAAGTTACAAAATAATCCATGATTATTTGGTCAAGCGATactcaatttttttcttatctATAATCTTTCAAATGTTCTCATATGTCAATTGCCGTCCTgatattgaaaagacaaaatatGTGCATATTCTCATAGGCAGATGTTGGCAAGCATCAAACATTTACACAGAGGTGGTTTTCTTAATATATTTTCTTCGATAGTATCCAAGTTTTTTGCCTTGTTAGCCAACTTATGCTTCTGTTTTATCAAGAAACTATTTCATTGTGAATAACTACCGAAAactaattttataatttatactATGATCATAAAACCTATGATATTTAGTTTTTATACACATTTGATGATCAAAaaaccttttttcttcttttttttacttGCAATTTTGTCATCTCTTCACAAACAATGACATCTTCTCTAGGTTCCCAGACACAAGCATCGGCAGCAGACCTAGAACCTGTGAGATTTGTCCATACAGTTTCCGAGGCCCGCCGTTTGCTTCCCTCAGCGAGTCGTTGGAACTCCATAGAAATTGACTATAACCTAGTACCTCAGTCTTCCATAGCCAATGATTCAATCCCTTCTCCGTACTCCAAGTCTTACGAATTCAATCTCGTTATCACCGATAAAAACTACCTCAAACGTTGTCTTTATATATCTGCATCCACTATTTTTGTTGTCCTAGCTCTAATTTTACTGGTAGCACTTTTGCCTAATGCTCTTCAAAAGCATCATCGCCACCCTTCTAAGAATCTTACGCGTGCATTGAACCAAGCTCTGACGTTCTTTGACGCGCAAATATGTAACATGTTTCTACCATCATGCATTTGATTAGAAAGAATTACATGGAACCTCTTCTTTTTTATCTAACTTGCTGAAAATTTTCTTATCTGATCAGCTGGGGTTTACCCTAATAATAGTCCGGTAAAATTTCGCGCCAGTTCAGGATTGCATGATGGGAATTTGAGCAGTAAACCGGTGAATCTTCGGGGTGGTTTCTATGATTCTGGCAGCAACATAAAGTTCAGCTTCCCTACAGCTTATACCGTAACCCTGTTGAGTTGGACTGTGATCGAATACCACGAAAAGTATGCTGATATTGGTGAGCTTGATCATGTCAAGGACATAATAAAATGGGGCAGTGATTATTTGCTCAAACTTTTTGTTCCTCCAAACACAACTTCAGAGTTCATATTGTATTCTCAGGCAAGCCTTCTGAAAAATTTAAGTCCCGTTTTGATGACCATTtcattttcagttttcattgttttgtgcgatggcaagtgccttcgcccatgagcagtaggtctcgggttcgagacttgggaacAGCctctctataaataggggtaaggctagccgacattcacctctcccagaccctgcgtaaagcgggagccttgtgcactgggtacgaccttttttattgttttgcaaCAGAATCCTGTTTCTCGAACACGATAATGAACTATTAGGGACAATgttctccttttccttttttccaatTTAGGTTGGAAGTGGAAACATTGATGCCAAGGTTCCTAATGACATAAACTGCTGGCAAAGGCCTGAAGACATGCATTACGACAGACCTGTTTCGATCTGCGACAGCACTGCTTCTGATTTAGCAGGGGAAATTATTGCAGCATTGTCCGCCGCTTCATTAGTGTTTAAAGAAGACAATGCATACTCAGGAGAACTAGTCACTGCAGCTGAGAAGCTATACGAGAGTGCAGTTACTAAACTAGAGCCTGCTAGGCAAGGAGCATACACCAAGGTTGATGCTTGTGGAGGAGAATCTAGGAATTTCTACAACTCTTCTGGTTTCCAAGATGAACTGGTCTGGGGAGGAACATGGTTATTTTTTGCTACCGGCGATAATTCATATCTAGATTATGCCACAAAAGAATTGAAGTATGCAGTTGCTAACGAAACGAGTGCTGATAAAGGGATTTTCTACTGGAACAACAAGCTCACTGCCAATGCGGTAATTTACTGCAACATTTGCTCTCGAATTTATGAATTTGAATAAATTTTGTGCTCTCCCAGTTCTGGATTTAGAATAACTGGTTGGGACGTTACATCTTTGTAGGTCTTGCTAACACGTCTCCGATATTTTCGTGATCTTGGATTCCCGTATGAATCTTCTTTGGACGCATCATCAGACATTACTGACACCCTCATGtgttcttatttttcttctcagAAAACAACAccaggtatatatatatatatttatatatatatctgagCATATTACAATCCATGCAGCCATTGTTGCATTTATGAGTAGTTCAATGCCTCAAAATTCCTTAAAATGCAGGTGGATTGCTCCTCCAAAGGCCTACTTATGGCGCGCGGGCACCTCTCGAATATGCTGCAACAGCATCTTTTCTTAGTAAATTGTACAGCGACTACCTTGACCTTCTGCGTAGTTCCGGTGGGAGTTGCATTAATTTTGGCTTTTCCATCGATATGTTGCGCAATTTCTCAATAACTCAGGCAAGTGTTACATATTATACGTTGAAGTATCGAATCTACAAGCGCACTCTTCCATCTGCATAATAACACGAGTCTTATCTTTTTATTCAGGTCAATTACATTCTAGGAGATAATCCAATGAAGATGAGCTACATGGTTGGCTTCGGAGATAAGTTTCCAACCCAAGTGCACCACAGAAGCGCATCGATCCCTTGGGACGGTCATCAGTACTCTTGTGAAGATGGAGAGAAATGGAAAAACTCCAAGGACCCAAATCCGAATTTGCTTTTGGGAGCCATGGTAGCAGGGCCCGACGAATTGGACAAGTTCGTAGATGAAAGGGACAAGCAGGAGTTCACTGAGCCTAGCATAGCAAGCAATGCTGGTTTAGTTGCGGCACTCATTGCACTTCATGATCCTCCTCGCCATCGTTCTTCGAAGGCCAATGGCACGCATTTGGGGATAGACCAGACGGGTATTTTTGGTAAGATCCGGCATTAGTTGCCGGTGGATTTGGCTGTTGAGTTAGCATGTAGGTTGTGCAGTTTTAAGAACATAATATCTAGTAATTCCCTGGACTTCTTAATTACTTCGATGTTTCTCTAAGCTCTAGCATTGAACAAGAAAACAAAGTCGAGGATTTTGGGAAAAACTGGTGAAATTTAATGGATAGTAAATCTTTTACAATTGAACATACTTGCAATTTACACTCATAAAAAGGGAAGGAAATGGTATAGAATATCAAAGTTCACAAACGTGAGTTAGGTCGGTTGAGCAGGGTAAGGTGCCCCACCCATCCGAATACAAATCCTCATTCCGTAAAACCCATCCCGTAAATTaaagtagtttagaatatcgccttatcaaaacaaagaaaaattgagATACGATATTGAATATTCAAGTGGAATGCTCGTGTCCGGAGATGGACTCATTCGACTTGGATTGCGATGCTGCTACAGTCTCAGTAGTTGGGTTGCTGCTATCCTTTACATTGTCGAGCTTCGCCTCAAATTCCTCGAGCCATGCGTCCAATCTATCCGCCAAACCTTCTCTCGGGACATTCCGCCGCACAATTCGGGCCAAAAGAAAGAGGAGACGGAAGCACCCTGCAGCAAAAGCAACCGTGGACAAATACTCAATCAGTCATTTAAACAAACAGCTGGTGAACTAACTcgcagaaaacaaaaaatataggTAGCTTCACTCACAAGCAACAAGATACAGCAATGTCCAAGCGATATACAACACACCAACCAACAGACACAAAGGCTTCAGGATCGAGTGCGTGATTCCGTAAATCGTCATCTTCCTCaaccggccgccggaaaaaatGGCAACCATCAGAGCCCCTGCAAATACCGCAAGTGCTAGTAGCTTGAAATCCATGGCGGCGGTGATGCCAAAGAAACTGAACCTCCGCTGCCCAGCCTGCCCCTGCCCGCCACAACCCAATTCACAGTACCCAAAAGCAACGATATTTTTTTGCAAGGATATTTATGAAGGGTTAATTTCAGATTTTCGCCCTAAGTTTTTGGAGTTTTTTCACTTTGGTCTTTCAAATACTTTCCCcctcaaggtttttttttttttttttttttttttcactctggagtttttttttaaggaagatGTTACTACTCTAATCTACATTGATAAGTGGAGGGATGAGGGTACCCTTGGATTAAACAAGAAGACATGTTTGTCAAGAGCAATCCACCACTTACGTTAgtttccaatatttgaaaaatgtgttaaataacaataaaaatgaCTTTGCTTCTGAAGctaaaattcacaaaagtaTTTGGAGGCACGTTTCAACTTAGCTTAGGTTTTTGAATGGTCGACATTCTGTTGACTATGCAAGAAAGACAGTTTTTTTTTGGACATTGAACCGTCACAACttttattcataaaaaaaactgaaagttACATATGTGACATGAGATGGAACTCATGAAAGTAGTTACGTGCCAGTAGATGGAGGGTATTTTGATCAAAGTAGATGACTTACTGAAATGTCGTCCAAAAAACAATCATATCATTATGACAATTTTTGTAACGAAAATTATTCTCTATCTGTTTTAAGAGTCTAGGATTGGGGACAAAAAagaagttgagggaccaaatcGAAAATCtcatagatttttttttgttgtttgtggCGAGGCCCATTACCCAAGGCCCAAGCGGAGGAGTTTTCTTTGGGTTCACGTCACGTCTGTCTTTCCAAGTACCCTTAAACCCTCATCAGAGAGGACAAGATCGTCATTTGATTCGGCAGCATCAATGGAGTCGGAAGCTTTTGATGCAGCTGAAACTGTGACCAGCGTGGTTCTTCTGAAGCTGCTACTGGTGCTGTTTCCGGGGGCTCTGCTGCTCGCGATTTCTTTCGACAGCTCCTCGGAGGAGGTACTGATGCTCCGATTCGTGATCCAGGCGGTGAGATTGGTACTCCAAATCATGATCAAAATGGCGATGTACAGAATCAAATCGGTGATCGAAAACGTCCTGTTTGTAATCTTCATCGTCATCTTACATCCTCTAGCTCTGTGCTGCCGTGTGATGCGAAACGCCGTCGCATTGCTGGGTATCGTAGCTTGTGAGTCAAGCAAACCATTTCGTTTTTATGTTTACCAGCTGTTTGTTTAAATGCTCGTTTAATTTATTGACTGTTTTATGGGGCGGTTCCTGCAGGGTCCTGCTGGGTTCTGTATCGTTTGATCGCGCTTGTTGCGGCGTCGGAGCTTGATCGTGATGCATCCCGagggcaagaagaagaagaaggtggtgACAGTGATCACATTGTGCCTAGATTGAAGGAGAGCTTGCAGTCATGGCTGATCGAATTCGAGGCGGAGCTTCGGAAGGGGAATTATAGCAACCCGGCTATTGTAGCATCCCGATCTGTTCATATCCTACAGTAGATGATCaattctctcttctctgcagcAAATAAGTTTTAACTTTGTGAATTTGAAGTCAGAACATGTTCATGTGTATTCCaacctaatattttccaacgtATGAAGGTTGTAAACCCTACTTCCTACTTCCTCCAATCTTTATTATTTACTTTCTTAATTACTCCAATAATTCTCTTCTAAGGACGTGTGTGCTTGGATCGAGAAGGCCATGAAATAGAATGTTACATTAATGTTTAGCTATAGGATTAGGCTCGGCAATTTCTTAGAGGACCCGTTAACCCGACATGAAATCTCACAAAAATGACGAGTTTCGGATTAACTTGTTAACAAGTCCGATCGTTGTCAGGTAACCCATTAACGTGTCGGGTAGCTATCAGGTCATCCGTTAAAAACTCGATAAGTAGACATTAGACACGTCAATTtcttgtatgactcattaaccTGACAAGAAACGACACGACCGTTTAACGAATCATGTCAATAGTGGGTCACTTGTAACGAACTCGTTATCTTAACAGCTTTGACACAACACGACACGACCCATtaagattgttgatgcacaaaatcaatgaggactttggtacaacataaaatgttaagtttgtgaccttcgctagattgtttcagtcactagtgtggataagtatgtaaatggatagagacatggaagcaaacacaagatgtacgtggttcacccagattggctacgtccacgaagtagaggagatctcattaattgtgaagggtttacacaagcacataggttcaagctctcctttagtgagtactagtgaatgatttagtacaaatgacattagaaaatattgtgggagaatgatctccttttatagaagagagtttctatctttgttttgacattgacacatgtgattggcttctgatgttgacacatgtcgcgctatgattggcttctgatgtcgacacgtgtcgcgttgtgattggcctcctggttggagggaaactcttctgagttcttgacggtataacgttgaccggtgctcggtaatttctggattggtcaagtatggtacaaacaaagatAATTAGTACGACATGAACACGACAAACATGACCTATTTGGCAGGCCTATATGGGATAAACATATCTACACTAACATCTTGGTGATCTATATTTTGTTCTTCATGTTTGAGTTAACTAATTTGATTGCAACACTAGACTTGACAACCAGGTCATGTATGAGATAACTAATTTGAGTGCTAGCCTATGTAATTAGGCTCCCTCTCAACTACATGCATCAATAATTAACTTTGAGCATTgtggtttttgttttggtgcAGACGACAATGAGGCGGTGGAGGACTTGTGATGTTGAGTTTCAGTCTTACTTCACACTGAATGATCAATGGGAATCGTTTAGAGAGTGGAGTGCATATGGGGCAGGAGTACCGTTGGTCCTTAACAATAGTGATTCTGTTGTTCAAAATTATGTTCCCTATATATCTGGTATCCAGTTATATGTGGAATCTTCTGCGAAGTTAAATGCAAAGTCAAGGTAATAAAAAGTTCTGTTCATGTTTCATACAGTTAGAACGCCATAGTTATGTGAACCGGTAATCGTTATTTGTTACATGTTTGTTTACAATGGTTATTAGTTACATGAAATCTTATTGCAAATGATTATGGGTTCACAATGTTGGTTCGGTTACAGGAACATCAGTATGATGTTCTATGGTGGACATCGCATGACTAGTACTACTGGTTTTCAGGGGATGTAATCATACAATGTATTTGCTGATTGCAATCTTTCTCTTCAATAAACTAGTACTGTCTACGTAGATGTGGAGGTCCCCGTCAAATGGTTTCGGATGGGAATTCCCATCACTTTATACATTCACTTTGTACATACTACATTCATATCAGCAGTGCTTAGTTGATCCATTTGTGTTGTAAAGTTATAGTGCCACTTTGTGATAGATAATGATTAAGTGCTAGGAAAATTATGTCTGGATTATATTCagtttcatttttattgaatCTCAACTCTACAAGTTAAAAGGATCCCTGTGGACACAAAATGGAGTAACGGAATGTCAACTCGCGAGTTCCCTGAAGCAGGCTGCAAACAATTGGCTTAGCCTGCTTCAGGTCAATCACCCCGATTTCCTGTTCTTTGCCTCGCATGGCATGCACTGCAGGTGAAATTAatcttgtttcacagatggaAGTATCTTAGCTTCCACTCCACAAGTTACAGGCCTTGAAATTATCCTCTTTATAGTTAGGTAAACGGAGGATGCTGAAAtgtgaaccttttttttttaaatgcaaaAAACAGCAGAGAAAGTGGGACGTTCCAAAATTAAGAGATGAAACAagaaaaagtataaaaataagagGGAAACAGTGAAAAGTAAAAAGGCAGGAGAATAAGGTCAAAGAAGACCAATAATTAGTGATGAAAATGTTAGTGGTGTATGATAGCCCACTGTAGATGTCATATACATATATGAGGTGGATGAGGTGGATTCGTAGCACTATTTTTTTAACAGAACATCGTATATATTTTAACAATTCGAGCTATCTATCTTAGGTTATAGGAATATTATGCATATTTTTCACTGGTTGGAATGAAATGAGATGAATGTTTAAAGGGAGATTATATTCAACACCTCACATtactttttcaacttttttatttttttaatatttttctatcaagtaTTAGTGGtttgtagaaaatattaaaaaaaattaaaatgtgtgGAAGAATTAATTTAAGGaatgtgaatataatctctcctATTTAAAATTTTGTATCGTTTCAAATATATTTACTTGCTATTAGATAATATTTAGGAAGAGGTTATCGGGTTGATGACTTTTTAGAGTATAAGTAACAAGCAAAAAATCCTTCGTTGGGTGTTGAGAAATTCGACATTCAAATACCTTTGCGTCATATTTGGTGCTTAATATTAGATTAGATTTCATAACTcaccaaattcaaaatttgaaagttgACTTTCCTTTCTTatttcaacttatcaaaatggtCAGATTGGTTTGAACGGACCTTCAAATTGTTCGACTGGGCTTTTGCCCACTTTTGAGTAACTTTTCACATATTATGAGGTCATCTTCAACTAATTCGGTCAAAGgatcataaaacaaaaaataatttggaatgacacaaaaatcgtctccaaccgagggctaggtcAAAGAGCTTGTGGGCCACACCAGGCCCAAACCCCCAAATTAGGCCAGTGAGTTGGCCATTTCTAGCCAGCCCTTTAGCGCCagaatgtcaagcttgacattttgCCAGCCCTCCAGTTCAACCTATTTGAATGCCAAAGGCTACCTAGCGTCATCATGACGCCAACTAGCTAACGTCATGCTTCAGTCAGGTTACCGTTagaatttgaatatttttttggtcaaatttaaaaaaaatcttgttttttccctataaatacctacaACATTGAAAGCTGAAGATAAGAAGTGTCACGTAGATAAGAATTATATCTAAAATTTGCACAACAATTACATGTCGACACGTGGCACTCGAAATCTaatccaaaaaaatattaagattacataaagataagaaatctggaGAGTTACTCACTTTAGCGACACGTATCACTCGAAATTatatccgaaaaattattgagattacataaagataagaaatctggaGAGTTACTCACGTTAGCGACATGCATTACTCAAAATTctatccaaaaaattatttagattatataaagataagaaatatagaGGCTTATTCATTTGGCAACAAgtggcactcaaaatatgtccgaaaaccttattttaatatagtagtttaatttaattaaccatattaatttaattaaaataataaattatttttggcCTATGACCCTTTAGCCCATTCgcttggagatgattttttgtcaaatgactATGTTTGgtctatggccctttggccccctctgttggagatggtataaaatatggcCTAGcattattcattaaaatataatttcttgcagGGCTATAAGGCTAAAGATAGTCTTTTGGCcttcattcggttggagatggcttgAGCCATCTATCTATCTTTCAAAAGATAAgaatttaggaaaactaattaaaagagcctgaaaactttgagttttaacgataaggacaaaataaaaggtaaagtgaattgtttgtatcatacttgaccaatcccgaaactactaagcaccggtcaatgttataccgtcaaagatccacaagagtttccctccaaccaggaggccaatcacaacgcgacacgtgtcgacatcagaggccaatcatagcgcgatacgtgtcaacatcagagacCAATTAcagcacgacatgtgtcaaagttagaacaaagctagagactctcttctataaaaggagatcattctctcacaatatttcttaatgtcatttgtactaaatcattcactagaactcactaaataaGAGTTTGaacatatgtacttgtgtaaacccttcacaattaatgagaactcctctatttcgtagacgtagccaatctagatgaaccacgtacatcttgtgtttgcttccctatttCTGTCCatttacatacatatacatactagtgaccggagtaatctagcgaagatcacaaacttaacactttctgttgtaccaaagtcctcactgattttgtgcatcaacaagaatagtaccaggattgactttttagtgtaaaaatgtggttttttgttaaagtgaacagtacgaggatcttttcgttaaagtttcctaagAATTTTTATGGCATGAATATACTACTATGGTATCGTTCTCATACAGATGATCTCGTACACGATGAGAAATTAACAAATACCTTTTTtttagagtaatgctaggtaaactaaatttgtaaactaagtAATGCgtcatcaataagaaataaatacgttaatc includes the following:
- the LOC126599189 gene encoding endoglucanase 9-like encodes the protein MTSSLGSQTQASAADLEPVRFVHTVSEARRLLPSASRWNSIEIDYNLVPQSSIANDSIPSPYSKSYEFNLVITDKNYLKRCLYISASTIFVVLALILLVALLPNALQKHHRHPSKNLTRALNQALTFFDAQISGVYPNNSPVKFRASSGLHDGNLSSKPVNLRGGFYDSGSNIKFSFPTAYTVTLLSWTVIEYHEKYADIGELDHVKDIIKWGSDYLLKLFVPPNTTSEFILYSQVGSGNIDAKVPNDINCWQRPEDMHYDRPVSICDSTASDLAGEIIAALSAASLVFKEDNAYSGELVTAAEKLYESAVTKLEPARQGAYTKVDACGGESRNFYNSSGFQDELVWGGTWLFFATGDNSYLDYATKELKYAVANETSADKGIFYWNNKLTANAVLLTRLRYFRDLGFPYESSLDASSDITDTLMCSYFSSQKTTPGGLLLQRPTYGARAPLEYAATASFLSKLYSDYLDLLRSSGGSCINFGFSIDMLRNFSITQVNYILGDNPMKMSYMVGFGDKFPTQVHHRSASIPWDGHQYSCEDGEKWKNSKDPNPNLLLGAMVAGPDELDKFVDERDKQEFTEPSIASNAGLVAALIALHDPPRHRSSKANGTHLGIDQTGIFGKIRH
- the LOC126600304 gene encoding uncharacterized protein LOC126600304, whose amino-acid sequence is MDFKLLALAVFAGALMVAIFSGGRLRKMTIYGITHSILKPLCLLVGVLYIAWTLLYLVAWCFRLLFLLARIVRRNVPREGLADRLDAWLEEFEAKLDNVKDSSNPTTETVAASQSKSNESISGHEHST
- the LOC126600303 gene encoding uncharacterized protein LOC126600303 translates to MESEAFDAAETVTSVVLLKLLLVLFPGALLLAISFDSSSEEVLMLRFVIQAVRLVLQIMIKMAMYRIKSVIENVLFVIFIVILHPLALCCRVMRNAVALLGIVAWSCWVLYRLIALVAASELDRDASRGQEEEEGGDSDHIVPRLKESLQSWLIEFEAELRKGNYSNPAIVASRSVHILQ